From the Sphingobium yanoikuyae genome, the window CCTGATAGAGGCCGGCGGGCAGCACATCGATCAGGTCGATGGCGCTGACGAATTCGCGATGCTCCTTCCGCCCGACGCTGGCCGAGACGAAGATGCCGAGATGGCCGATACTGTCATGGGTGGCATAGATGATCGTCTGGTCATGGCTGACGATCTCCGCATCGTTGCGGTAGAGATCGGTGATCCAGCCCAGGGCCTGGGGCGGCGGCGTGATATTGTCGCCATGCGAGCAGAAGACCAGGATCGGCGAGCGGATGTTGCGCAGGTCGATGCGGATGCCGTCCGAGGTCAGCAACTGGGCGGTGGCGAGCCGGTTGCCGATGAAGAGATTGTCGACGATATACTGCATCTCGACATCGTTGAGATAGACATAGCCGCCCCAATATTTCTCGAAGCCGAGATAGCGTGGGGCTTCGGTATCGACCCGGGAATAGAGGGTATAATCCTTTTTCCAGAGTGTGTTGGCAGGGTCGAGATTTTCGAAATTCTGCACCAGCCAGGCGCCGTCGAATCGGCCCGCGCCCATGTCGCCGGTCATCGCCGTCGCCCAACTGCCGCCCATCAGGCCGCCGCCATAGCGCATGACATTGTCGCCCGCCCAATAGGAGAGCGGGGCGCCGGCGACGATGATCGGGCCGAACAGGTCGGGCCAGACCGCGGCGGTCATCAATATCTGCCAGCCGGCCTGGCAATTGCCGATCACCACCGGCTTGCCGTCGGCGGAGGGGTGGAGTTCGCCGACATGGGCGACGAAGGCGGCCTCCGCCCGCATCACATCCTCCACCGTCTGGCCCGGAACCGGATTGGGGGTGAAGCCGATGAAATAACAGGGATGGCCCTCGCGCAGGGCGGCGCCGATCTCGCTGTCGGGCTTGAAGCCGCCAATGCCGGGGCCATGGCCGGCGCGCGGATCGACGACGATGACCGGGCGCTTGGCGGGGTCGACCGGCAGGCCCTCTGGCGGGGTGATGCGGACCAGGCCATAGTTGACCGGGCGGGGCAGATCGGCGCCGGACAGGATGATCTCGCCGTCGAAATTCAGCACATGGGGCACGCGTTCGGCCAGATGCGCCTTATACTGGTCGCCGCGCTGGCGCTTGACGTCGGCGAACAGGACGGCGCGTTGCAACGCGTCGACGCCATAGTCGAAGGCCTGGCCGAACCAGTCGAGCGGCGGCCAAAGCGGGATGGAAGCGGTGGATGATGTGGGTTCGCTGGTCGTCCTGGGCATGGCTGGCCTTCCGAAACGCGTTCAGACGTCGCGGCGGACCCCCATTCCTGACCGCACTGCATCATAACCCCGAGTCATGACAATGCGATGGAAAATCGTCTAATTTCGACAGGTCGATAGCAACTTGTGGCGGACATGCGAAAAGGGCGCGGAAAGCATAGCTCTCCGCGCCCCTTGCTATTGGACGTCAGACCGCAGGCTTCAGGCCAGCTTCGCCTTGAGCGCGTCGACCAGATCGGTCTTTTCCCAGGGGAAATAGTCGCCGTCGGGCGTGCGGCCGAAATGGCCGTAGGCGGCGGTCTTCTGGTAGATTGGCTTGTTGAGGCCGAGATGGGTGCGGATGCCCTTGGGCGTCAGGCGCACCAGGGTCGGCAGCACGGCTTCGATCGCCGAGGCTTCGACGGTGCCGGTGCCGTGCAGGTCGACATAGAGCGAGAGCGGCTCGGCGACGCCGATGGCGTAGCTGAGCTGGATCGTGCAGCGACGGGCGAGGCCGGCGGCAACGATGTTCTTCGCGAGATAGCGGGTGATGTAGGCCGCCGAACGGTCGACCTTGGTCGGATCCTTGCCGCTGAACGCACCGCCGCCATGGGGCGAAGCGCCGCCATAGGTGTCGACGATGATCTTGCGGCCGGTGAGGCCGGCGTCGCCGTCGGGGCCGCCGATTTCGAACAGGCCGGTCGGGTTGACATAGATGGCTTCGTCGCCCGGCAGCCAGCCTTCGGGCAGGACATCGGCCATCACGCCCTTGACGTAAGCGCGCAGCTCGGCGCGGCTGTCGTCATTGTCCATGCCGGCGGCATGCTGGGTCGACACGACCAGCGCGGTCGCGCGGACCGGCTTTTCGTCGATATATTCGAGCGTCACCTGGCTCTTGGCATCGGGTTCCAGGAAGGGAACGACCTTGCCATGACGGTCGGCCGCCATGCGTTCCAGGATCTTGTGCGAATAATAGAGGGTGGCGGGCATGAGGTCGGGGGTTTCGTCCGACGCATAGCCGAACATGATGCCCTGGTCGCCGGCGCCTTCGTCCTTGTTGCCGCTTTCATCGACGCCCTGCGCGATGTGCGCGGACTGGCCGTGGAGGTTGTTCTCGAAGCGGAAGGTTTCCCAGTGGAAGCCGTCCTGCTCATAGCCGATGCGCTTCACGGTGGCGCGGACGGTCGCTTCGATTTCTTCCTTGGCGCCCGGTGCCCATTCGCCATTTTCATAGACGCCCTTGCAGCGGATTTCGCCGGCCAGGACGACGAGCTGGGTCGTGGTCAGGGTTTCGCACGCGATGCGGGCTTCGGGATCCTTGGACAGGAACAGGTCGACGATCGAGTCGGAAATCTGGTCCGCGACCTTGTCGGGGTGGCCTTCGGAAACGGATTCCGAGGTGAAGAGGAATTGGTTACGCATGAGACTCCCGTAAGACATGGGCGGACGAAAGGATATAAAGAAAACTTTATGTGGTTATTAGCTTTTGCCTTTGCGCAAGGCAATAGCCGTGCCGATCAACAGGATCAGGAAGGCGAAGGGCGCCCAATTGCCGATCCGCGCGAACAGGGTGGCAGGCAGCGGTGGCGGCAGGCGGCTGTCGAGATAGCCGGCGCGATGGCTGGACAGTGAATGCAGCACATGGCCGCGCGCATCGACGATGGCGGACACGCCGGTGGGCGTGGCGCGGATGATCGGCAGCCCTTCTTCCAGCGCGCGCAGCCGCGCCTGGGCCAGATGCTGGACCGGGCCCCAACTGCCGAACCAGGCGTCGTTGGACGGGTTGAACAGGAAGTCCGGGCGATGGGCGCGATCGACCACCTGGCCCGAGAAGATGATCTCATAGCATATCTGCACGCCCATCTTGAGCGACGGGCGGCCAAGGGTGGCGGGCAGGGTCAGGCTTTGCGGGCCGGGGCCGGGCCAGAAGTCGACATCGCCGGGCACCAGCCGCGACAGGCCGATCGGCTGGAGGATGGAGCGCATCGGCAGATATTCGCCATAGGGGACGAGATGCGCCTTGTCGTAGCGGGCGGCAAGCTGGGCATCGGGGGTGACGACGAACAGGCTGTTGTTGGCGCCGGCCAGTTCGGTCGTGCCATAAGGCCCCTTGTCCTTGAAATAGACCTTGGTCGCGCCGGTCATCAGCAGGTCGCCCGGCCCCATCAGGTCGGCGAGGCGCCAGCGCCATTCGGGTTCCATGTCGAGATAGGCGGGGATCGCCGCTTCCGGCCAGAAGATCAGGCGCGGGGCAGGGCGGGGCTTGCCCGACAGGGTCGCGAGGGTGCGGAAATGCGCCTGTTCAAGCTCGGCCGAATATTTCTCGTCCTGGCCGATATTGGGCTGGACCACGCGGATCAGCGGCGCGCCGGCGGGCGTCGTCGGCGCGGGCGAGAGCTGGCCCCAGAGCGCGAGGGCGACGAGCGGCACGGCAATGGCGGCGGCCGGACGATATTGGCGGCGCGCCGCCAGCAGGCAGGCGCCGGCAGCGAGCAGTACCAGCGCGCCCAGGCCATAGGTGCCGATCAGCGTCGCGGCGATCGCGGCGCCGGTCGGCAGCAGGGTGACGCCCAGCGGGTTCCAGGCAAAGCCGGTGAAGATGGTGGCGCGCGCATATTCGCTGGCGATCCAGCAGCCGGCGAACAGCAGCAGGAAGGCCGGGCCGGTTAAGGCGAAACGGCGCCCGGCCCACCATGCGCCCAAGGTCGCGAGACCGGGATAGACGGCGAGATAGAGCGAGAGCAGGACCACCGCGCCATAGCCGAACCAGTGCGGCATCGCGTCCTGATAGGTGAAGGCGTGGGCGATCCAGTTGAGGCCCAGGGTGAAATGGCCGACCCCAAACAGCCAGCCGCGCAGGAAAGCGGCGCGGCGATCGGGCGCGCGCTCGATCAGCAGGATGAGCAGCGCAAAGCAGCCGATCGTGACCGGCCAGAGTTTCAGCGGCTCGAAACCGGTCGCCGAGAGGAAGCCGGCGAGCAGGGCAGCAAGCCGGGGATGGCGCGCGAGCAGGGCGTTCATTTGCGGCGGATCAGGAGATGGTGGCCATGGTGGCGTTGGAGCAGCGATCGCTCTTTTGCCCGCCGCCCGACAGCATCGACGCCGCGACGAAACCGCCGACCACCAGCACCAGGAACAGCGCCGACAGCGGTGCCAGATATTTCTCGATGAACGCCTTGATCGGGCGACCGAACTTCCAGAACAGGAAGCCCACGATCATGAACTGGAAGGCGCGGGACAGGATGCTGGCCCACAGGAAGGTGAAGAGCGACAGGCCGATGAAGCCCGCCGTGATGGTGATCAGCTTGAACGGGATCGGGGTCGCGCCCTTGATCAGGATGATCTCCGCGCCATAGTCGCGCAGGTAGCAGGCCGCGACCGGGAATTTCGCCGACAGGCCAAGGAAATGCAGGATCTGCGCGCCGACCGCCTGATAGAGGAAATGGCCGATGCCATAGCCGAGCAGGCCACCCAGCACCGAAGCGATGGTGCAGATGAGGCCATAGCGGATCGCCTTTTCCGGCCGCGCCAGGCACATCAGACCCAGCAGCGGATGCGGCGGGATCGGAAAGAAGCTGGATTCCATGAAACTGAAGGCAAACAGCCAACGTTCGGCGTGCGGGTGAGCGGCCTTGGCCAGCATCCACTGATAGAGCTTGGTGAGCATCGCGAGCGGGCCTAGCTCAGTTGCACGGGAGCCGCCAGCGCTTTTGCCAGGACGACCATTTCGAGCGGCGGATCGAGCGGGATGGGGAAGGGGCGCTTCTCGTTGGTCAGCACATAGCCACGTCGCTGATAATAGGCGATCAGCTCGGGGCGCCGGTCGATCACCGTCATCTCGATCGTCGTCGCGCCGAAGTCGCGCGCAGCCTGATCCTCTGCCGCAGCGATCATGCGGCGGCCAAGACCGGCGGCCTGAAGCTGCGGATCGATGCAGAGCAGGCCGAGATAGGCGACGCCCTCCTCGCGCTTGGTGATCTGGACGCAGCCGATCGGCATGCCCTTGTCGTCGATCGCGACCAGCAGCCGGTCGGTCGGGCTGGCGAGGATCTCGTGCAATTCCTCGATATCGGTGCGGGCGCCGGTCAGCAGGTCGGACTCGAATGTCCAGCCGGCCCGCGCCTCGTCGCCGCGATAGGCGCGCTCGATCACGCGGTGGAGCAGGGGCAGGTCGGCGGGGGCGGCAAGGCAGATATCCATGGCCCCGCCTTTAGCGGGGCGGCGATGGCTGCAAAAGCCCTGAAGAATGGATGCGGCGCTGCTTGATCGGGGCACTCCGCTCGCGATAGGATCGGCGTCAAAGAGGAGAGTGACATGCAGGACATGGGCGAGGGCAGTTGCCCCTTCAGCTTCAACATGGACCCGGCCAGCTTCAAGGTCGGCGATTCGGTCAGCTATCGGGTGACCGGCAGTCTGGAGGGCTTTCCCTTTGCCGGGGTGCTGCTGGAAGTGCATGACGACCATGTCGTGCTGACCTCCGATGTCGACGACAAGGCCAGCCGGATGCGCGCCACGCGCGAGAGCCGGCCGGTGGTGCGCGAAGAGGATGTCTGCTGACGGACAGGGCGTCCGGACAGGGCGTCGGCCGGCCAATCCAACCACATTACCGATTTGTCAGCCGCCACGGCGTTGACTGTGCGGTGCCGTCTGGGCATGACGCGCAACGCATAGAGACCGGTCGGCACGCTTGATAATTTCGCATATTCCCTGGGACAAGTTGCGGCAGCGGGCCGGCGGCCTGGCATTCGCGCTGGTGCTGAACGCGATCCTGCTGCTGGCGCTGCTGACGATGGCGCCGCATATCGACCCCAAGAAGGTCGAGGATCGCAATCCGGTGAGCTTCGATATCGAGCCGGCCAAGCAGGCGAACAAGGAAAAGTCCAAGGCGCAGAAGGCGGAAAAGCGCGAGCGGGATACCGCCGCGCCCAAGCAGAAGAGCGAACCGGTGGTGACGCCGCCCCGGCCGGTCGAGACGCCGAGCGTGCAGCCGCCATCGCCTTTCCCCTTCATCACGCTCGACAGCCGCCAGATGGCCGCGGCCGACATCGGCAAGATGGAAAAGAAGACGGCCGGCGTCGGCGACAGCGGCACCGGCAATGCCAAGGCGATCGTCGGGCCGGGCGAGGGGCCGGGCGGTGTGCAATTGTTCGAGGCGGAATGGTATCGCCGGCCGACCCATGCCGAATTGTCCAGCTATCTGCCCGCCAATGCGCCGTCGCAGGGCTATGGCCTGGTCGCATGCAAGACGATCGACCATTATCATGTCGAAAATTGCCAGATGATCAGCGAATATCCGACCGGATCGGGCTTTGGCCGCGCCGTGCGCCTGGCCGCCTGGCAATTCCTGGTGCGCCCGCCCCGCGTCGACGGCAAGCCCCAGGTCGGCGCCTGGGTCCGCATCCGCATCGATTATACCCGAACGGTTATCGGTGGTAGCACCGGCGCGGATGATGACGGGCGCTGAGGCGCGGTAGGTCGGGTAGCGGCTTAAAAGGATGTTCGGGTTCGCGGATTGCGGACGTTCTGGTTCAGTGGCAGAGTTTCCCGATGACCAGAGCGGAGTTTCAGCGAAGCGCCTCGCCACAGTTATTGGCAGACGTTCGCATGTATACAACGGAAGAAGGTGGTCGGTCCCAACCTGCCCATCCCGGTTGGGGCTGCCCTTGCATGATTTCGCGAAGCGAACCCCTCATCGGCTGGGATGC encodes:
- a CDS encoding DUF3141 domain-containing protein — translated: MPRTTSEPTSSTASIPLWPPLDWFGQAFDYGVDALQRAVLFADVKRQRGDQYKAHLAERVPHVLNFDGEIILSGADLPRPVNYGLVRITPPEGLPVDPAKRPVIVVDPRAGHGPGIGGFKPDSEIGAALREGHPCYFIGFTPNPVPGQTVEDVMRAEAAFVAHVGELHPSADGKPVVIGNCQAGWQILMTAAVWPDLFGPIIVAGAPLSYWAGDNVMRYGGGLMGGSWATAMTGDMGAGRFDGAWLVQNFENLDPANTLWKKDYTLYSRVDTEAPRYLGFEKYWGGYVYLNDVEMQYIVDNLFIGNRLATAQLLTSDGIRIDLRNIRSPILVFCSHGDNITPPPQALGWITDLYRNDAEIVSHDQTIIYATHDSIGHLGIFVSASVGRKEHREFVSAIDLIDVLPAGLYQATVQQDPDGALPGAVDDDGQYLAIQRRGIADVQAIVQQDFDSERRFVAARRASEANLELYRRFAQPLVQAMASPQLADWLVQWHPMRLSYSWSSDHPMAQLIEGWAGVVRDNRRPVAPDNGFLAGQTMVSNMMVGALDAYRDARDRLQALSFDTIYGAPLVQAAMGVAPQDGRPPRHHPGDTPEHRAFVAEEMAHLSAELHEGGLPEAQLRAIFHVLRTREQTDARRFEEARRLHIDMLPAGMTLPLFRALVREQAKLLRHDPDGAIAGIPELLARVDPDAVRAGGQKLAALFDRDEGLTQEEAARLGAMLDLFNAAADAGRG
- the metK gene encoding methionine adenosyltransferase encodes the protein MRNQFLFTSESVSEGHPDKVADQISDSIVDLFLSKDPEARIACETLTTTQLVVLAGEIRCKGVYENGEWAPGAKEEIEATVRATVKRIGYEQDGFHWETFRFENNLHGQSAHIAQGVDESGNKDEGAGDQGIMFGYASDETPDLMPATLYYSHKILERMAADRHGKVVPFLEPDAKSQVTLEYIDEKPVRATALVVSTQHAAGMDNDDSRAELRAYVKGVMADVLPEGWLPGDEAIYVNPTGLFEIGGPDGDAGLTGRKIIVDTYGGASPHGGGAFSGKDPTKVDRSAAYITRYLAKNIVAAGLARRCTIQLSYAIGVAEPLSLYVDLHGTGTVEASAIEAVLPTLVRLTPKGIRTHLGLNKPIYQKTAAYGHFGRTPDGDYFPWEKTDLVDALKAKLA
- the lnt gene encoding apolipoprotein N-acyltransferase, encoding MNALLARHPRLAALLAGFLSATGFEPLKLWPVTIGCFALLILLIERAPDRRAAFLRGWLFGVGHFTLGLNWIAHAFTYQDAMPHWFGYGAVVLLSLYLAVYPGLATLGAWWAGRRFALTGPAFLLLFAGCWIASEYARATIFTGFAWNPLGVTLLPTGAAIAATLIGTYGLGALVLLAAGACLLAARRQYRPAAAIAVPLVALALWGQLSPAPTTPAGAPLIRVVQPNIGQDEKYSAELEQAHFRTLATLSGKPRPAPRLIFWPEAAIPAYLDMEPEWRWRLADLMGPGDLLMTGATKVYFKDKGPYGTTELAGANNSLFVVTPDAQLAARYDKAHLVPYGEYLPMRSILQPIGLSRLVPGDVDFWPGPGPQSLTLPATLGRPSLKMGVQICYEIIFSGQVVDRAHRPDFLFNPSNDAWFGSWGPVQHLAQARLRALEEGLPIIRATPTGVSAIVDARGHVLHSLSSHRAGYLDSRLPPPLPATLFARIGNWAPFAFLILLIGTAIALRKGKS
- a CDS encoding YqaA family protein, whose amino-acid sequence is MLTKLYQWMLAKAAHPHAERWLFAFSFMESSFFPIPPHPLLGLMCLARPEKAIRYGLICTIASVLGGLLGYGIGHFLYQAVGAQILHFLGLSAKFPVAACYLRDYGAEIILIKGATPIPFKLITITAGFIGLSLFTFLWASILSRAFQFMIVGFLFWKFGRPIKAFIEKYLAPLSALFLVLVVGGFVAASMLSGGGQKSDRCSNATMATIS
- a CDS encoding GNAT family N-acetyltransferase; translation: MDICLAAPADLPLLHRVIERAYRGDEARAGWTFESDLLTGARTDIEELHEILASPTDRLLVAIDDKGMPIGCVQITKREEGVAYLGLLCIDPQLQAAGLGRRMIAAAEDQAARDFGATTIEMTVIDRRPELIAYYQRRGYVLTNEKRPFPIPLDPPLEMVVLAKALAAPVQLS